The following coding sequences lie in one Mycobacterium gordonae genomic window:
- a CDS encoding adenylate/guanylate cyclase domain-containing protein, giving the protein MALEARSAAAVPVTSRRRRMPPRNVSYPKSVTRQKRVLVRATRIAALVSGFYTLLAIFAGHNEASIAALSAVSTVIYLSIPLLYRYGELFAPMVFMIAAYVLITVLCLRIGTGTGIQFYYLVGASIVVLVLGIDHLGLASVMAAVGAVLTVALQLTVPERTGVQPDWAYTLSYIVSVVISWLMVMAIVWSALREITRAERVIEAEYQRSESLLANILPAKVAERLKDPSRTVIADKYDDASVLFADIAGFTSRASDTAPTDLVRFLDELYTKLDALVDRHALEKIKTSGDSYMVVSGVPDPRPDHLEALARLALDMAEAVADLKDPRGRAVPLRIGLAVGPVVAGVVGARKFFYDVWGDAVNVAARMETTDVEGRIQVPQNVYDRLKEHFVFEERGDIDVKGKGVMHTWYLVARRR; this is encoded by the coding sequence ATGGCGCTCGAAGCGCGTTCAGCGGCGGCGGTGCCGGTCACGAGTCGACGCCGCCGCATGCCGCCACGCAACGTGAGTTATCCCAAGAGCGTTACCCGGCAGAAGCGAGTCCTCGTCAGGGCCACCCGAATCGCCGCGCTCGTGAGCGGGTTCTACACGCTTCTTGCAATCTTCGCCGGGCACAACGAAGCTTCTATCGCCGCGCTCAGTGCCGTCAGCACTGTGATCTACCTGAGTATCCCGCTGTTGTACCGCTACGGGGAACTCTTCGCGCCAATGGTTTTCATGATCGCGGCGTACGTGTTGATCACGGTGCTGTGCTTACGCATCGGCACCGGAACCGGAATCCAGTTCTACTACCTGGTGGGTGCGTCGATTGTCGTGCTGGTCCTGGGCATCGACCATCTCGGTCTGGCATCGGTGATGGCTGCCGTAGGTGCGGTGCTGACAGTCGCATTGCAGCTGACGGTTCCCGAAAGAACGGGCGTGCAACCGGATTGGGCCTACACGTTGAGCTACATCGTATCGGTGGTCATCTCCTGGCTCATGGTGATGGCGATCGTATGGTCGGCGCTGCGTGAAATCACCCGTGCCGAACGGGTGATCGAAGCTGAGTATCAGCGCTCGGAGTCGTTGCTCGCCAACATACTCCCGGCGAAAGTCGCCGAGCGGTTGAAGGATCCGTCCCGAACCGTCATCGCCGACAAGTACGACGACGCTTCTGTGTTGTTCGCCGACATCGCCGGTTTCACGAGTCGGGCGAGCGACACCGCACCCACCGACCTGGTCCGGTTCCTGGATGAGCTCTACACCAAACTGGACGCCCTGGTGGACCGGCACGCCCTGGAGAAGATCAAGACCAGTGGCGATTCGTACATGGTCGTCAGCGGCGTGCCGGATCCGCGCCCGGACCACCTCGAGGCGCTGGCGAGGCTGGCACTGGATATGGCGGAGGCGGTTGCGGATCTCAAAGACCCACGCGGCCGAGCGGTTCCGTTGCGGATCGGCCTGGCCGTCGGTCCCGTGGTTGCCGGCGTGGTGGGGGCGCGCAAGTTCTTCTACGACGTGTGGGGCGATGCCGTGAACGTCGCGGCCCGGATGGAGACCACCGATGTCGAGGGGCGGATTCAGGTGCCGCAGAACGTCTATGACCGACTCAAGGAACATTTCGTGTTCGAGGAGCGCGGCGACATCGACGTCAAAGGCAAGGGCGTGATGCACACCTGGTACCTCGTCGCCAGGCGCCGTTGA
- a CDS encoding 4Fe-4S dicluster domain-containing protein — MAQREGWPDPKPRKGFFTDTSICIGCKACEVACKEWNRNPRDGDLEILGSSYDNTGHLGASTWRHVAFIEQGSERIEQARESGRALVGLGMPSVAGAPEALDTTPPDTPEFRWLMASDVCKHCTHAGCLDVCPTGALFRTEFGTVVVQDDVCNGCGTCVAGCPFGVVERRSDGTYATPAKRSERPEHGFVTGVAQKCTLCYDRLLADQTPACAQTCPTTSIKFGDHDDLVAQARDRVAALHAEGMTEARLYGANEHDGVGGTGSVFLLLDEPEVYGLPPDPRVCTADLMTMFKRAGVAAAGMFAAGALAFWRGR, encoded by the coding sequence ATGGCGCAGCGCGAGGGTTGGCCGGATCCGAAGCCGCGCAAGGGCTTTTTCACCGATACCTCCATCTGCATCGGCTGTAAGGCATGCGAGGTGGCCTGCAAGGAGTGGAACCGCAACCCGCGCGACGGTGACCTGGAGATACTGGGCTCGTCCTACGACAACACCGGACACCTGGGCGCCAGCACCTGGCGGCACGTCGCGTTCATCGAACAAGGCTCGGAGCGCATCGAGCAGGCCCGTGAATCAGGGCGTGCCCTGGTGGGCCTGGGCATGCCGTCCGTGGCCGGGGCCCCCGAAGCCCTGGACACCACTCCACCCGATACGCCCGAGTTCCGCTGGCTGATGGCCTCGGACGTGTGCAAGCACTGCACCCACGCCGGCTGCCTTGACGTCTGCCCGACGGGCGCGCTGTTCCGCACCGAATTCGGCACCGTCGTGGTGCAGGACGATGTCTGCAACGGGTGCGGTACCTGTGTGGCCGGCTGTCCGTTCGGTGTCGTGGAGCGCCGCAGCGATGGCACCTACGCGACCCCGGCGAAGCGGTCAGAACGTCCCGAACATGGCTTCGTGACGGGAGTGGCCCAAAAATGCACGCTCTGCTATGACCGGCTGCTCGCAGACCAGACGCCCGCGTGCGCCCAGACCTGTCCGACCACATCGATCAAGTTCGGCGACCACGACGATCTCGTCGCCCAGGCCCGCGACCGGGTCGCCGCGCTGCACGCCGAGGGCATGACCGAAGCGCGCCTCTACGGCGCCAACGAGCACGATGGCGTCGGTGGCACCGGCTCGGTCTTCCTGCTCCTCGACGAGCCCGAGGTGTACGGGCTGCCGCCGGACCCGCGGGTATGCACGGCGGATCTGATGACCATGTTCAAGCGGGCCGGGGTGGCCGCCGCGGGGATGTTCGCCGCCGGCGCGCTGGCCTTTTGGCGGGGCCGGTGA
- the selA gene encoding L-seryl-tRNA(Sec) selenium transferase, translating into MTQVDPRRLIPRTDQLLARPAVQEQRERLGDKAIRATIRDIQEQARRGDLGPDRVPEALEQALAAQATTSLRPVLNATGVVVHTNLGRAPLAAGAVAALITAGGYVDVELDLTTGTRSKRGVALRETLLDACPAAEDALVVNNGAAALVLATTALAAGKEVIISRGELIEIGAGFRLPDLIASTGARLREVGTTNRTHPRDYEAALSPETGCVLKVHQSNFRVEGFTAAASLTDLHTLTTNQQIPLIADLGSGLLEPDPLLPEEPDAAGALTEGADLVIASGDKLLGGPQAGIILGRAELITVLARHPLARAVRADKLTLAALEATVRAGGSPVTAALHADNDRLRSRAQRLAEAVGATVVAHDGRVGGGGAPGVPLPGWAVRLPESTAALLRVGEPAVLPRVHDGACLLDLRCIPEADDDRVLAAVRSALGQP; encoded by the coding sequence GTGACGCAGGTCGACCCGCGCCGATTGATTCCGCGCACCGATCAGTTGTTGGCCCGTCCTGCTGTGCAGGAGCAGCGAGAAAGGCTGGGCGACAAGGCGATTCGCGCAACGATTCGCGACATCCAGGAGCAGGCCCGCCGCGGCGATCTGGGGCCCGACCGGGTACCAGAGGCCCTCGAACAGGCCCTGGCCGCCCAGGCCACCACCTCGTTGCGGCCGGTGCTCAACGCCACCGGCGTCGTCGTGCACACCAATCTCGGCCGCGCTCCGTTGGCCGCGGGCGCGGTAGCGGCTCTGATCACGGCCGGCGGCTACGTCGACGTCGAACTCGACCTCACCACCGGCACCCGCTCCAAGCGCGGTGTCGCACTGCGGGAGACACTGCTCGACGCGTGCCCGGCAGCCGAGGATGCCCTCGTCGTCAACAACGGCGCCGCCGCCCTGGTTCTGGCGACCACCGCGCTGGCCGCCGGCAAGGAAGTGATCATCAGCCGCGGGGAGCTCATCGAGATCGGCGCCGGCTTCCGGCTGCCCGATTTGATCGCCTCCACCGGAGCGCGACTGCGCGAAGTCGGAACCACCAACCGCACCCATCCGCGCGACTACGAGGCAGCGCTGAGTCCGGAAACCGGCTGCGTGCTCAAGGTGCACCAGAGCAACTTCCGCGTGGAAGGGTTCACGGCCGCCGCTTCCCTCACCGACCTGCACACCCTGACCACGAACCAGCAGATCCCGTTGATCGCCGACCTCGGTAGCGGGTTACTCGAGCCGGACCCGCTGCTGCCCGAGGAGCCCGACGCCGCCGGCGCGCTCACCGAGGGCGCCGACCTCGTCATCGCGAGCGGCGACAAACTGCTCGGCGGACCACAGGCCGGCATCATCCTCGGCCGCGCCGAGCTAATCACCGTGCTCGCGCGGCATCCGCTGGCCCGGGCCGTCCGAGCCGACAAACTCACCCTGGCCGCCCTCGAGGCGACGGTGCGCGCCGGCGGCTCCCCGGTGACCGCGGCGCTGCACGCCGACAACGACCGGTTGCGTTCCCGGGCGCAGCGGCTGGCAGAGGCCGTCGGGGCGACGGTGGTGGCCCACGACGGCCGGGTGGGCGGCGGGGGTGCCCCCGGCGTGCCGCTGCCGGGGTGGGCGGTCCGCCTGCCCGAGTCGACCGCCGCGCTGCTGCGGGTCGGCGAACCCGCGGTGCTGCCCCGAGTTCACGACGGCGCCTGCCTACTGGACCTGCGCTGCATTCCCGAGGCCGACGACGACCGCGTGCTGGCCGCCGTACGCTCGGCGCTGGGACAGCCCTGA
- the nrfD gene encoding NrfD/PsrC family molybdoenzyme membrane anchor subunit has translation MSTSEYDSLRPPSGSGGKRHRGGDGKRRRRDESLMVPDAEFSSYYGRPVVKPAPWGHEVAAYLFLGGVAGGSGLLAAGAQLTGRKVLRRNTRLAALGAVMLGAVALVMDLGRPERFVNMLRTFKLTSPMSVGSWILSFFSAGIGVAAASEVDRMTGERLPLGPLRPVLRAMEGPAGLEAALFAPPLAVYTAVLLSDTATPTWNAAHKDLPFVFVSSASLAASGLAMITTPVAEAGPARRLAVIGAVSDLISARVTEYRMDPVTREPLHQGRPGRLLQCSEILAAAGGLGALLGGGRRGVAALSGVALLTASAMLRFGFFEAGLESARDPRYTIEPQKRRLAKRRAAGLTDDSITSAG, from the coding sequence GTGAGCACCTCCGAGTACGACAGCCTGCGGCCGCCGTCGGGCTCGGGTGGCAAGCGCCACCGGGGCGGCGACGGTAAGCGGCGCCGTCGCGACGAGTCGTTGATGGTGCCGGATGCGGAGTTCTCGTCCTATTACGGGCGCCCGGTGGTCAAGCCGGCGCCCTGGGGTCACGAGGTCGCCGCGTATCTGTTCCTCGGCGGGGTGGCCGGCGGATCCGGCCTGTTGGCCGCCGGTGCTCAGCTGACCGGACGAAAAGTGTTGCGCCGCAACACCAGGCTCGCCGCGCTGGGTGCGGTGATGCTGGGCGCGGTCGCGCTGGTCATGGACTTGGGCCGGCCCGAACGGTTCGTCAACATGTTGCGCACCTTCAAGCTGACCTCACCCATGAGCGTCGGCTCCTGGATTCTCAGCTTCTTCAGCGCGGGCATCGGGGTGGCCGCGGCGTCCGAGGTCGACCGGATGACCGGCGAGCGCCTGCCCCTCGGTCCGCTGCGGCCCGTGCTGCGCGCCATGGAGGGACCGGCCGGTCTGGAGGCCGCCCTGTTCGCTCCGCCACTGGCGGTGTACACAGCAGTGTTGTTGTCCGACACCGCAACCCCGACGTGGAACGCCGCCCACAAGGACCTGCCTTTCGTCTTCGTCAGCTCCGCGAGCCTGGCCGCATCGGGTCTGGCGATGATCACCACCCCGGTCGCCGAAGCCGGGCCGGCCCGCCGGTTGGCTGTCATCGGCGCGGTGAGCGACCTGATCTCCGCCCGGGTCACGGAGTACCGGATGGACCCGGTGACGAGAGAACCGCTGCACCAGGGCAGACCCGGCCGACTGCTGCAGTGCAGTGAAATACTCGCCGCCGCCGGCGGTCTGGGCGCTCTCCTCGGAGGCGGGCGCCGCGGTGTGGCCGCCCTCTCCGGTGTGGCACTACTGACGGCGTCGGCGATGTTGCGGTTCGGATTCTTCGAAGCCGGCCTGGAATCGGCGCGCGATCCCCGCTACACGATCGAGCCGCAGAAGCGCCGGTTGGCGAAGCGTCGGGCTGCTGGGCTCACCGACGACTCGATCACCAGTGCTGGTTGA
- a CDS encoding phosphotransferase family protein, which produces MTVVGLDPDAIARWLTTLGIGFEEPLQFQRIGLGQSNLTYRVSDAAGRAWVLRRPPLGHLLASAHDVLREARIVAALAETPVPVPQILATTTDSEFCDAPLVLMSFVDGLVVDTMRVAGALTPRQRHQIAVDLPRTLAKIHAVNLDEVGLADLASHKPYAQRQLKRWAGQWELSKTRELPALDDLTRRLAAAAPEQREISLVHGDFHLRNLITSPDTGEIVATLDWELSTLGDPLADMGSLLTYWVEPDEALNGDYAPSTLAGFPNRAEMTRLYLDETGRDAAALQYWHALGLWKLAIIGEGVMRRARDEPQNKASAGTPVVAWIDARVQKAREIADAAGI; this is translated from the coding sequence GTGACGGTGGTCGGCCTCGACCCGGACGCGATCGCGCGGTGGCTCACGACGCTGGGGATCGGGTTCGAGGAACCGCTGCAATTCCAACGGATCGGGCTCGGGCAGTCGAATCTGACATACCGGGTCAGCGACGCCGCGGGCCGCGCCTGGGTGTTGCGCCGACCGCCCCTGGGGCATCTGCTGGCCTCGGCGCATGACGTGCTGCGGGAAGCCCGCATCGTCGCGGCCCTGGCCGAGACACCGGTTCCAGTACCTCAAATTCTGGCCACCACAACCGATTCCGAGTTCTGCGACGCGCCGCTGGTGTTGATGAGTTTCGTCGACGGGCTGGTGGTCGACACGATGAGGGTCGCCGGAGCGCTGACACCGCGGCAACGGCACCAGATCGCCGTGGACCTGCCACGCACCCTGGCCAAGATCCACGCCGTCAACCTCGACGAGGTGGGACTTGCCGACCTGGCCAGCCACAAGCCGTATGCGCAGCGGCAGCTCAAACGCTGGGCCGGCCAGTGGGAGCTGTCGAAAACCCGCGAACTCCCCGCCCTCGACGACCTCACCCGCCGACTGGCCGCCGCCGCGCCCGAGCAGCGTGAGATCAGCCTGGTGCACGGCGACTTTCACCTGCGCAACCTGATCACGTCACCGGATACCGGCGAGATCGTGGCGACGCTGGATTGGGAACTGTCCACGCTGGGCGATCCGCTGGCCGACATGGGCAGCCTGCTCACCTACTGGGTCGAGCCGGATGAGGCGCTCAACGGTGACTACGCGCCGTCGACGTTGGCGGGGTTCCCGAATCGGGCGGAAATGACAAGGTTGTATCTGGACGAGACGGGGCGCGACGCCGCCGCGTTGCAGTACTGGCACGCGCTGGGACTGTGGAAGCTGGCGATCATCGGCGAGGGCGTCATGCGCCGGGCCAGGGACGAACCTCAGAACAAGGCATCGGCCGGGACTCCGGTCGTCGCCTGGATCGATGCCCGGGTCCAGAAGGCGCGCGAAATCGCAGACGCGGCCGGGATTTAA
- the selB gene encoding selenocysteine-specific translation elongation factor: MATAGHVDHGKSTLIHALTGMEPDRWEEERRRGLTIDLGFAWTTLPSGRKVAFVDVPGHHRFLSNTLAGLGPAPVVCFVVAADEGWQAQSDDHRDAVAALGIRHGLIVITRADRAPERGAEVLAQARAELAETGLRSAPGVIVSAVEGTGLAELRAALDGVLAQVPAPETTARVRLWVDRSFTITGAGTVVTGTLPAGTLAVGDRLELLGASRTRSATIRGLQSCGQPYPTLGPVARVALNLRGVARDAVRRGDPLITPDAWPHTRLLDVRRTFGGSWNETPTHLVAHVGTAAVPVRLRPFDDDHGRLTLDRWLPLVLGDRLVLRDPGSARVLGGAQVLDAEPPALRRRGDSARRAAALAQSGPGGDVEAEVERRGAVRETQLLRLGLLPHTVPAPILVFDGWWVHRPTHQAWQQRLRTAIEELHARDPLVDGMSRGAARDLLALPDENLLDDVVRAAGLEQQGGSIRVPGARSLPGGAEASVSELETRLRAEPFRAPEAYELQALKLGTRELAAAERAGRLLRLRDGVVLLPDSPALAMRALATLDQPFTTSQARQVLNTTRRVAIPLLEHLDARGWTRRLDAGHREVVR; encoded by the coding sequence GTGGCCACCGCAGGCCACGTGGACCACGGCAAGAGCACCCTCATCCACGCGCTTACCGGCATGGAGCCCGACCGCTGGGAGGAGGAGCGGCGCCGTGGCCTGACCATCGACCTCGGCTTCGCCTGGACCACCCTGCCGTCCGGCCGCAAAGTCGCCTTCGTCGACGTACCCGGCCACCACCGATTCCTGAGCAACACGCTGGCCGGCCTCGGCCCGGCACCGGTGGTGTGTTTCGTCGTCGCTGCCGACGAGGGCTGGCAGGCGCAGTCCGATGACCACCGCGATGCCGTTGCGGCGCTGGGCATTCGGCACGGCCTCATCGTGATCACCCGCGCCGACCGGGCGCCGGAGCGCGGCGCCGAGGTGCTGGCGCAGGCCCGGGCCGAGTTGGCCGAAACGGGCTTACGCAGCGCGCCGGGCGTCATCGTGTCGGCCGTCGAGGGCACCGGGCTCGCCGAGTTGCGCGCCGCCCTTGACGGAGTCCTGGCGCAGGTCCCCGCGCCGGAGACCACTGCCCGGGTGCGGCTGTGGGTGGACCGTTCCTTCACCATCACCGGCGCCGGCACCGTGGTGACTGGCACGCTGCCGGCGGGAACGCTGGCCGTCGGTGACCGACTGGAACTGTTGGGCGCGTCGCGCACCAGGTCGGCGACGATCCGCGGGTTGCAGAGCTGTGGGCAGCCCTACCCCACACTCGGACCGGTGGCGCGAGTGGCGCTGAACCTGCGCGGCGTAGCGCGCGACGCCGTCCGCCGTGGCGACCCGCTGATCACCCCGGACGCGTGGCCGCACACCCGGCTGCTCGACGTGCGGCGCACCTTCGGCGGGTCGTGGAACGAGACGCCGACGCATCTCGTCGCCCATGTCGGCACGGCCGCCGTGCCGGTGCGGCTGCGGCCGTTCGACGACGATCATGGCCGGCTCACCCTGGACCGATGGCTGCCGCTGGTGCTCGGTGACCGGCTGGTGCTGCGTGACCCCGGCAGCGCACGGGTGCTCGGTGGCGCGCAGGTGCTCGATGCCGAACCGCCCGCTTTGCGCCGGCGCGGCGACAGCGCCCGCCGCGCCGCCGCCCTGGCGCAGTCGGGGCCGGGCGGCGATGTCGAGGCTGAGGTCGAGCGCCGTGGAGCGGTGCGGGAGACTCAGCTGCTCCGCCTGGGACTGCTGCCGCATACCGTGCCCGCGCCGATACTGGTTTTCGACGGTTGGTGGGTGCACCGCCCGACACACCAGGCGTGGCAGCAGCGGCTCCGGACTGCCATTGAGGAGTTGCACGCGCGAGACCCCTTGGTGGACGGCATGTCCCGAGGTGCCGCCCGTGATCTGCTGGCGCTGCCGGACGAAAACCTGCTCGATGACGTCGTCCGTGCTGCCGGCCTCGAGCAGCAGGGGGGCAGCATCCGGGTGCCCGGTGCGCGCAGCCTCCCAGGCGGCGCCGAAGCGTCGGTGAGCGAGTTGGAGACCAGGCTGCGAGCCGAGCCGTTCCGGGCACCCGAAGCCTACGAACTGCAGGCGCTGAAGCTCGGCACCCGGGAACTGGCGGCCGCCGAACGCGCCGGGCGGCTGCTGAGGTTGCGCGACGGCGTGGTGCTGCTGCCGGATTCACCCGCGCTGGCGATGCGCGCTCTTGCCACGCTCGACCAGCCCTTCACCACAAGTCAAGCGCGCCAGGTGCTTAACACCACCCGGCGGGTCGCGATTCCGCTACTCGAACACCTCGATGCACGCGGCTGGACCCGCCGGCTCGATGCGGGTCACCGCGAAGTCGTGCGTTGA
- a CDS encoding acyl-CoA dehydrogenase family protein, with the protein MPLFDMSERAQRYESDLLEFMDAHVYPSEAVYDEQMREAGDPHFHPPILEDLKTEARKRGLWNLFHPHPEWGPGLTNLEYAPLAEIMGRSHLAPEACNCSAPDTGNMEVLTLFGTEEHKERYLKPLLDGKIRSAFAMTEPAVASSDATNVEMSMVRDGDDYVLNGRKWFASNGMHRNCKVLIVMGKTDPNAAPHRQQSMLVVPIDAPGITVRRNLPVFGYQDREGHAEIDFEDVRVPSKDVLKGEGEGFAISQARLGPGRIHHCMRAIGMAERALELLCRRAESRVAFGKPISANANIRDWIAESRIDIEMIRLLTMKAAYLMDTVGNKEARTEIAAIKVAAPNIALKIVDRAIQVHGGGGVTDDFPLAMAWAHLRTLRLADGPDEVHKRAIASQELRKYRAPR; encoded by the coding sequence ATGCCCCTGTTTGATATGTCCGAGCGCGCCCAGCGGTACGAATCGGACCTGCTCGAGTTCATGGATGCGCACGTCTACCCGTCCGAGGCGGTCTATGACGAGCAGATGCGGGAGGCCGGCGATCCGCACTTCCACCCCCCGATCCTGGAAGACCTCAAGACCGAGGCGCGAAAGCGGGGGCTGTGGAACCTGTTTCACCCGCACCCCGAGTGGGGGCCCGGGCTGACCAACCTCGAGTACGCGCCGCTGGCCGAGATCATGGGCCGCAGCCACCTCGCCCCCGAGGCGTGCAACTGCAGCGCCCCGGACACCGGAAACATGGAGGTGCTGACCCTGTTCGGCACCGAAGAACACAAGGAGCGTTACCTCAAGCCGTTGCTGGACGGCAAGATCCGCTCGGCGTTCGCGATGACCGAGCCGGCGGTCGCCAGCTCGGATGCCACCAATGTCGAGATGTCCATGGTCCGCGACGGTGACGACTACGTCCTGAACGGGCGAAAATGGTTCGCCTCCAACGGAATGCACCGTAACTGCAAGGTGCTGATCGTGATGGGCAAGACCGACCCGAACGCGGCACCGCACCGTCAGCAGTCGATGCTGGTGGTGCCGATTGACGCCCCCGGCATCACGGTGCGGCGCAACCTGCCGGTCTTCGGCTACCAGGACCGCGAGGGCCATGCGGAGATCGACTTCGAGGACGTAAGGGTGCCGTCGAAGGACGTGCTCAAGGGCGAGGGCGAGGGCTTCGCGATCAGCCAGGCCCGGCTGGGTCCGGGCCGCATCCACCACTGCATGCGGGCCATCGGCATGGCTGAGCGGGCGCTGGAGCTGCTGTGCAGGCGCGCGGAGTCCCGGGTTGCCTTCGGCAAGCCGATCAGCGCCAACGCCAACATCCGAGACTGGATCGCCGAGTCCCGCATCGACATCGAGATGATCCGGCTGCTGACCATGAAGGCCGCGTACCTGATGGACACGGTCGGCAACAAAGAGGCCAGGACCGAGATCGCGGCCATCAAGGTCGCGGCCCCCAATATCGCGCTCAAGATCGTCGACCGCGCCATCCAGGTGCACGGCGGCGGTGGCGTCACCGACGACTTTCCCCTGGCTATGGCATGGGCGCACCTGCGCACCCTGCGGCTGGCCGACGGTCCCGACGAGGTGCACAAGCGCGCCATCGCTAGCCAGGAACTGCGTAAGTACCGGGCACCCAGGTGA
- the selD gene encoding selenide, water dikinase SelD, producing MTRLTGYAHGGGCACKIPPGELEEAVRGLTGQSGPDVLVGLDDGDDAAAVLVGDLAVLSTADFFTPVVDDAYDWGRIAAANALSDIYAMGGRPVVAINLVGWPRDTLPLELMTEVLRGGLAVASQAGCPVIGGHSIDDPEPKYGMAVTGVADPTKLLRNDAAEPGLPLTLTKPLGVGLLNNRHKQTGEICPESIDLMTRLNRDASEAALRAGVRAATDVTGFGLLGHLHKMCRASGVGAVLDRAAVPVLEAARAALDDGFVSGGTRRNLDWVRPHLRTASDVIEDDLLLLADAQTSGGLLVVGELPGYPVIGHTVAGSGIEIR from the coding sequence ATGACGCGGCTCACCGGCTACGCGCACGGCGGGGGCTGTGCCTGCAAAATCCCACCCGGCGAACTCGAGGAGGCGGTGCGCGGGCTGACCGGCCAGTCCGGGCCCGATGTGCTGGTCGGCCTCGACGACGGTGACGACGCGGCCGCTGTCCTGGTCGGCGACCTGGCGGTGCTGTCCACCGCGGACTTCTTCACCCCGGTCGTCGACGACGCCTACGACTGGGGGCGCATCGCCGCCGCCAACGCGCTGTCCGACATCTACGCGATGGGCGGGCGCCCGGTGGTCGCAATCAACCTCGTCGGGTGGCCACGCGACACCCTGCCGCTGGAATTGATGACGGAGGTGCTGCGCGGCGGGCTGGCGGTGGCCTCGCAGGCCGGCTGCCCGGTCATCGGCGGCCACTCCATCGACGACCCGGAACCCAAGTACGGGATGGCCGTCACCGGCGTGGCCGACCCCACGAAATTGCTCCGCAACGACGCAGCCGAGCCGGGTCTGCCGCTGACCCTCACCAAACCGCTGGGCGTCGGCCTGCTCAACAACCGGCACAAGCAGACCGGTGAGATCTGCCCGGAGTCAATCGACCTCATGACCCGGCTCAACCGCGATGCGTCCGAGGCGGCACTCAGGGCTGGCGTCCGAGCGGCCACCGACGTCACCGGATTCGGGCTGCTGGGGCATCTGCACAAAATGTGCCGGGCCTCCGGCGTCGGCGCCGTCCTCGACCGCGCCGCGGTGCCCGTGCTCGAGGCGGCCCGCGCAGCCCTGGACGACGGGTTCGTCTCGGGCGGCACCCGGCGCAATCTCGACTGGGTGCGGCCCCACCTGCGAACCGCCTCGGATGTCATCGAAGACGACCTGCTGCTGCTGGCCGACGCCCAAACCTCCGGCGGGCTGTTGGTGGTCGGCGAGCTACCGGGTTACCCGGTCATCGGCCACACCGTGGCGGGCAGCGGTATCGAAATCCGGTAA